The window TTGTCTTTGGACGGGATTGGAACAGGCACTGTTTCTCTTGGTGGAGGGGGAGAGCTGCGTGATTGGGAGACCATGAACATTCCGGGGAAAAAATACAGTACTGTTACTCCTGGGGAATTTTTGAAGTTGCTGCCGACGATGTCACGATAGAGCTGCTGAAAGATGCTTTGTCGCTGGATAAAATCTTGATCGGCAGAGCAAAAGAGGTCCGCCTGAAGAAGTTTGCAATTGGAGAAGGAGATAAATGTCTAATACAATTTTTAAAATATGGTCAAACTGAATTCTTTACTGCTGATAGTCGTTCTTGCGCTGGTAACCGGATGTGATCGCGTGAAAGTCAACCCGGGGAATACAACAACATGGCAAGAACAATTGGAGCAAAGCATGGCGCTCTTGGGACATAGAAACTGGATTGTCGTCACCGACATGGCTTATCCTCTACAGGTCCGAAATGGAATTACAACTCTATTTGCCGAGGAACCCTATATGGAGGTACTATCGCATGTCAGTGATTTAATTGATAGCTCACCGCATCTCTATGCACATGTCTATCTAGATCGGGAGCTCTCAGACCTGAACGAATCGCTCTGTCCGGGAATCGAAAATTTTCGCAAGGAACATCAACGCGTTATCCCCACTGCAAATATAATATTCACCAAGCATGAGGATCTGATCGACAAGCTCGACAGCACAAGTAATAAATATCAGGTAGTTGTTATAAAGACCAGACTGGCATTACCCTACACTTCAACTTTCTTTGAGTTGGATTGCAAATACTGGGATGGGGAGAAGCAAAAGAGATTGGAAGAGATCATCGGTGAATAGGAGGTTGTCAGATTATCTCGATACCTTCCGCCTTACATATCTCCAGAGCCATTTGCCGTAACCTGTACTTTTGGATCTTGCCGCTTCCTGTCATCGGGAACTGATCCACAAAGAAAACATATTTCGGAATCTTGTACCTGGCTATGTGATCTCTGCAGAAATCACGTACATCCTCCCGGGTCAGCTCTTTGCCCTCCTTGAGGATAATAAAGGCTCCCACCTCCTCACCGTACTTGGGCGAGGCTACCGCCACCACCTGGACATCCTTGATCTCCGGGATCTTGTAGAGAAAATCTTCCACCTCTTTCGGTGAGATGTTCTCGCCACCCCGGATAATCATATCCTTTATCCGCCCCGTGATGCGGAAGTTGCCGTTTTCGTCCTTCATCCCCAGGTCGCCCGAGTGGAGGAAGCCCTCGGCATCGATCACCTGGGCGGTGGCTTCCGGGTTTTTGTAATACCCTTTCATCACGTTGTAGCCGCGGCAACACATTTCACCTTCAACACCAACGGGACACTCCTTGCCGGTGACCGGGTCGAGCACCTTGACTTCGGTAAACTCATAGGCACCTCCTACAGTTGTACAACGGACGTTGAACGGATCTTCGATACGTGTCTGCGTCATTCCCGGCGAAGTCTCGGTCAGCCCGTAGACGCTGGTGACATCCATAAACATCTTTTCATTCACCTGCTTCATCAGCTCAACGGGACAAAGTGCGCCCGCCATAATCCCGGTCCGCAATGAACTCATGTCGAACATGGGGAACATGGGGTGATTCAGTTCGGCGATAAACATGGTCGGCACGCCATGGAGGACGGTACACCGCTCCTTGTGGATCGAGGCAAGCACCAGTAACGGATCGAACCGCTCCACCATCACCAGGGTGCTCCCGTGGGTGAGGCAGCACATGGTTGCCAGCACGATCCCGAAACAGTGAAACAGCGGAACGCAGACACAACACTTGTCCTCTTGTGTAAACTTCATGTGAACCCCGGTTAAATAGCCGTTGTTGGTGATGTTGTGGTGACTCAGCATCACCCCTTTCGGAAAGCCTGTCGTACCCGACGTATACTGCATGTTGACAACATCGTGGCAGCCGGTCTGCTGCCGGAGTGCCATCAATTGATCCTTCGGACGGCTCGAGCCTGCCAGCAGCAGTTCGGCCGTGTTGTACATCCCCCGGTACTTCTCCTGTCCGATATAGACCACGTTTCTCATCTCGGGAAACCGGCTGCTCTTGAGCTTTCCCCGCTGTGTGCTCCTCAATTCCGGCAGGAGCTCATATATCATGTCGATATAGTCGCTGCCGGGAATTCCCTCGGTCAGGCAGAGGGTGTGCATATCGGCATTTTTCAGCACGAAAGCCAGCTCCTCGCTTTTGTAGTTGGTGTTGACCGTGACCGCTAC of the Petrimonas mucosa genome contains:
- a CDS encoding AMP-binding protein, which translates into the protein MQLFDRTLSDWLEYWAEKTPDREHIVYSDRNLRFTWKTFNERVDNMANGLLSIGVTQGTHVGIWAQNVPDWLTLLYATAKIGAVAVTVNTNYKSEELAFVLKNADMHTLCLTEGIPGSDYIDMIYELLPELRSTQRGKLKSSRFPEMRNVVYIGQEKYRGMYNTAELLLAGSSRPKDQLMALRQQTGCHDVVNMQYTSGTTGFPKGVMLSHHNITNNGYLTGVHMKFTQEDKCCVCVPLFHCFGIVLATMCCLTHGSTLVMVERFDPLLVLASIHKERCTVLHGVPTMFIAELNHPMFPMFDMSSLRTGIMAGALCPVELMKQVNEKMFMDVTSVYGLTETSPGMTQTRIEDPFNVRCTTVGGAYEFTEVKVLDPVTGKECPVGVEGEMCCRGYNVMKGYYKNPEATAQVIDAEGFLHSGDLGMKDENGNFRITGRIKDMIIRGGENISPKEVEDFLYKIPEIKDVQVVAVASPKYGEEVGAFIILKEGKELTREDVRDFCRDHIARYKIPKYVFFVDQFPMTGSGKIQKYRLRQMALEICKAEGIEII